The following is a genomic window from Thaumasiovibrio subtropicus.
TCGAGTTACCTGTGATGATCTCAGGTACGATTACCGATGCTTCAGGACGTACCTTGTCGGGACAAACGACAGAAGCTTTTTACAACTCATTGCGTCATGTAAAACCGATCTCCTTCGGACTTAACTGTGCACTCGGTCCGGACGAGTTGCGCCCTTATGTTGAAGAGTTATCGCGCATTTCTGAGACCTATGTGTCTGCGCACCCCAATGCTGGCTTGCCGAATGCGTTTGGTGAGTACGATCTCGAAGCGGGTGAAATGTCGATCCATATTCAGGAATGGGCACAAAGTGGCTTCTTGAACTTAGTCGGTGGTTGTTGTGGTACAACGCCTGAGCACATTCGCCAAATGGCCGCGGTAACGGCTAATGTTAAGCCGCGTAAGCTGCCAGAGATTAAAGTTGCTTGTCGACTCTCGGGTCTAGAGCCACTCAATATCGAAGCCGAATCGCTCTTTATCAACGTCGGTGAGCGTACCAATGTGACCGGTTCTGCTCGCTTCAAGCGCTTGATTAAAGAAGAGCTTTATGACGAGGCTCTCGAAGTTGCTCGCCAACAGGTCGAGGCAGGCGCACAAGTTATTGATATCAACATGGATGAAGGCATGTTGGATGCAGAAGCGGCCATGACTCGTTTCTTAAACTTGTGTGCGACAGAACCTGAAATCTCCAAAGTCCCGATCATGGTCGACTCATCGAAGTGGGAAGTCCTTGAAGCCGGTTTGAAGTGCGTTCAGGGTAAGCCTATCGTCAACTCTATCTCTTTGAAAGAAGGGAAAGAGAAGTTCATTGAACAAGCCAAGTTGATCCGCCGCTATGGTGCCGCGGTGATCGTGATGGCGTTTGATGAAGTTGGGCAAGCGGATACGCGCGAGCGTAAAGTCGAGATCTGTACTGAAGCGTATCGTGTTTTAGTCGATGAAGTGGGCTTTCCGCCAGAAGATATCATCTTTGACCCGAATATCTTTGCCGTCGCAACCGGTATTGAAGAACACAACAATTACGCGGTTGATTTCATTGAAGCGGTGCGAGATATCAAAGCCACGCTTCCTCATGCGATGATTTCCGGTGGTGTGTCAAACGTGTCGTTCTCCTTCCGAGGTAACAACCCTGTTCGTGAGGCGATACACGCGGTCTTCCTCTATCACTGTTTTAAAGAAGGCATGGACATGGGTATCGTGAACGCCGGCCAGTTGGCGATTTACGATGACCTGCCAGAAGAATTACGCGTTGCGGTCGAAGATGTTGTCCTCAACCGCCGCGATGACTCGACTGAACGCTTACTTGATGTGGCGGATAAGTATCGTGATAGCGGTGTTGAACAAGATAATAGTGCAGCCTTAGAGTGGCGCTCTTGGTCAGTTGAGAAGCGCTTAGAGCATGCGCTGGTGAAAGGGATCACTGAGTTCATTGTTGAAGATACTGAAACTGCTCGTCTGCAAGCCAGTAAACCACTTGAAGTGATTGAAGGGCCATTGATGGCGGGCATGAACGTGGTGGGTGACCTCTTTGGCGAAGGCAAGATGTTCCTACCTCAGGTGGTGAAATCTGCACGCGTCATGAAGCAGGCGGTTGCTCATCTCGAGCCTTATATTAATGCAGAGAAACAAGCCGGCTCTTCGAACGGTAAGATACTGCTCGCCACTGTGAAAGGGGATGTTCACGATATCGGTAAGAATATCGTTGGCGTTGTATTGCAATGTAATAACTTTGAGATCATTGATCTTGGCGTGATGGTACCGTGCGAAAAAATCCTCAAGGTGGCCAAGGAAGAAAATGTCGACATTATTGGTTTATCTGGGTTAATTACGCCTTCATTGGATGAGATGGTGTATGTCGCCAAAGAGATGGAGCGTCAAGGCTTTGAAGTGCCGCTGTTGATAGGTGGAGCGACGACCTCGAAAGCGCACACGGCGGTCAAAATCGAGCAAAACTATCACGGCCCCGTGGTTTACGTGCCTAATGCTTCGCGCGCGGTGGGAGTCTGTTCATCATTGTTATCTGATGAGTTAAGACCACCATTTATTGAGCGCCTCGACAAAGAGCATGAAACAGTGCGCGAGCAACATGCTCGTAAGAAGCCGCGCTCAAAACCCATTACTCTTGAGGCGGCTCAGGCCAACAAGCTTGATCTCGATTGGGAAAACTATACCCCGGCGGCGCCTCTAAAACCGGGCGTTCATGTTTTCGAAGATTTCCCGGTCAGTGAGCTGCGCAAGTATATTGATTGGACGCCATTTTTTATGACGTGGTCATTGAGTGGTAAATATCCTACCATCCTTCGTCATGAAGTTGTCGGCGAGCAGGCAACAAAGCTCTTCGAAGATGCAAATGCGTTACTGGATCAAATTGAAGCGGATGGCATCATCAAAGCAAATGGTGTGTGTGGTTTGTTCCCCGCGAACGCGGTGGGTGATGATATCGTGGTTTATGCTGACGAGACACGAACGAAAGTCATTGAAACCTTGTATAACCTTCGCCAGCAAACGGAGAAACCCAAAGGGCCAAACTACTGTTTGTCTGACTTCGTTGCACCTAAACAGAGTGGTAAATCTGACTGGGTTGGTGCTTTTGCTGTTACTGGTGGGATTGGCGAGTACGATATCGCTGAGCAGTATAAGCAAGCGGGTGATGACTACAATGCCATTATGATTCAAGCTGTTGCGGACCGTCTTGCCGAGGCTTTTGCAGAATGCTTGCATGAAAAAGTGCGTAAATCGCTTTGGGGCTATGCAGCAGATGAAGATCTCAGTAATGATGATCTGATCCGTGAAAAGTATCAAGGTATTCGCCCCGCACCTGGTTATCCAGCATGCCCTGAACACACAGAGAAAGCGACTATCTGGCGTTTGCTCGATGCGGAGAAGCATACAGGCATGACGCTCACGACAAGTTATGCAATGTGGCCGGGGGCATCGGTCTCTGGTTGGTTCTTCTCTCATCCAGACTCACGTTACTTCGCGGTGGCGCAGATTCAACAGGATCAAGCGGAAGACTATGCAGCACGTAAGGGCTGGGATGGCGCAGAGATTGAGAAATGGCTTGGACCTAACCTCAATAACTAGGCTTAGCAGGAATGAAAAAGCACCTTTCGAGGTGCTTTTTTGCTTATTAGGCGCTAGCGACTTGAAGGTGCTTACTCAGCGTCAAACTCACTACCACTGCTCTCGCTCTCAACCGCAAAAGCTTGGTTGAGGATGCCTAACAGTGCTTGCTGGTATTGATTGTGCTTGCGCTTACCCAGTAGTTGGCATAGCTCTTGTCCGGTTGGACTAAAACGGTAATAAACCAAAGTGATGCCGGGTTCTGATGGTCGTAGTTGCCACGTTTGATCTTGATAGTGTAGCGGTGTGTTCGTTTCCGTACTGAATGCCCCTGAAACCAGTTCACTGCTCAAGACGAGGCCGAGATCGATGAGCACTAACAAACTGGAGTAAGGTAGCTGGTACTGCCCGATCTGCAGCGTTGTCGCGGAAGCGGGGCGTCGGAAAAGCCCCAGCATTTTACCTTGTGGAGAACGCAATCCAGTGACAATCTTTAGCGTGTTTTCACTACCAAAAGCACAAGAGAGACTCGCTGCTTGTTGCAGTATCTGCGCTTCATGCTTACTCATGTTATTGAGGACGGATAGTGCTTTATAGGAAATCGTGCCAGGTTGGATGATTTCAGTCTTAAGTACTTGTGCCCATAGCTGCTGCATGGGGAGGCCATGGATATGGGTAGCAAAGGAGAGAAAGCGTGCATACCAATCAGGGTCAGGACGTTGAGAGACCTCGTCTTTAC
Proteins encoded in this region:
- the metH gene encoding methionine synthase, which encodes MATIKETLVSRLQDNILIIDGGMGTMIQGYKLEEDDYRGERFSDWHCDLKGNNDLLVLTQPEIIKSIHAEYLEAGADILETNTFNATTIAMADYDMESLSEEINLEAAKLARQVADEWTEKTPHKPRFVAGVLGPTNRTLSISPDVNDPGFRNVTFDQLVEAYAESTRALIEGGSDLILIETIFDTLNAKACAFAVELVFEEKGIELPVMISGTITDASGRTLSGQTTEAFYNSLRHVKPISFGLNCALGPDELRPYVEELSRISETYVSAHPNAGLPNAFGEYDLEAGEMSIHIQEWAQSGFLNLVGGCCGTTPEHIRQMAAVTANVKPRKLPEIKVACRLSGLEPLNIEAESLFINVGERTNVTGSARFKRLIKEELYDEALEVARQQVEAGAQVIDINMDEGMLDAEAAMTRFLNLCATEPEISKVPIMVDSSKWEVLEAGLKCVQGKPIVNSISLKEGKEKFIEQAKLIRRYGAAVIVMAFDEVGQADTRERKVEICTEAYRVLVDEVGFPPEDIIFDPNIFAVATGIEEHNNYAVDFIEAVRDIKATLPHAMISGGVSNVSFSFRGNNPVREAIHAVFLYHCFKEGMDMGIVNAGQLAIYDDLPEELRVAVEDVVLNRRDDSTERLLDVADKYRDSGVEQDNSAALEWRSWSVEKRLEHALVKGITEFIVEDTETARLQASKPLEVIEGPLMAGMNVVGDLFGEGKMFLPQVVKSARVMKQAVAHLEPYINAEKQAGSSNGKILLATVKGDVHDIGKNIVGVVLQCNNFEIIDLGVMVPCEKILKVAKEENVDIIGLSGLITPSLDEMVYVAKEMERQGFEVPLLIGGATTSKAHTAVKIEQNYHGPVVYVPNASRAVGVCSSLLSDELRPPFIERLDKEHETVREQHARKKPRSKPITLEAAQANKLDLDWENYTPAAPLKPGVHVFEDFPVSELRKYIDWTPFFMTWSLSGKYPTILRHEVVGEQATKLFEDANALLDQIEADGIIKANGVCGLFPANAVGDDIVVYADETRTKVIETLYNLRQQTEKPKGPNYCLSDFVAPKQSGKSDWVGAFAVTGGIGEYDIAEQYKQAGDDYNAIMIQAVADRLAEAFAECLHEKVRKSLWGYAADEDLSNDDLIREKYQGIRPAPGYPACPEHTEKATIWRLLDAEKHTGMTLTTSYAMWPGASVSGWFFSHPDSRYFAVAQIQQDQAEDYAARKGWDGAEIEKWLGPNLNN
- a CDS encoding TIGR03899 family protein, with the translated sequence MKSEQVVVATQSSSQSKNLSSSQGVIKQLASEQGIDALISKGEAKALEERVTQRQQLLLQQQQRNLEKIIQIAFQSCKDEVSQRPDPDWYARFLSFATHIHGLPMQQLWAQVLKTEIIQPGTISYKALSVLNNMSKHEAQILQQAASLSCAFGSENTLKIVTGLRSPQGKMLGLFRRPASATTLQIGQYQLPYSSLLVLIDLGLVLSSELVSGAFSTETNTPLHYQDQTWQLRPSEPGITLVYYRFSPTGQELCQLLGKRKHNQYQQALLGILNQAFAVESESSGSEFDAE